The sequence CGCCTTTTTGAAAGGTCTAGACCTTACTGCAAAGACGTGCCGCGATTCTGGATTCGCCTGAAAGCCAGAGTTCATCTGAATTAATCAGAGGTGCCCTAGATCAGAATGAGCAAAATAGAGATCCAGATCGTAATGGCCGGGGCGGTGAATATGGGCGTAGCGGATCCATTCTGTTTCGGGAATGATCACACCGGTTTCTTCAGCAAACTCCCTGACCATGGCGGCAGCCGACTCTTCACCGGCTTCTATTTTTCCCCCCACGCCATTAAACAAACCCCGTTGCCATTCCGGATTGATCTTGTTGATCAACACCACCTGTCTTGAGTCTTGTGAAAATAGAAAGCCGGTAACGTATTGTTTCACGGAGATTCCTCTTAAATTAATAGCCGCGTCATTGAAGCAAAGCTTTGCTAATC comes from Aestuariirhabdus haliotis and encodes:
- a CDS encoding NUDIX domain-containing protein, translated to MKQYVTGFLFSQDSRQVVLINKINPEWQRGLFNGVGGKIEAGEESAAAMVREFAEETGVIIPETEWIRYAHIHRPGHYDLDLYFAHSDLGHL